A region from the Ananas comosus cultivar F153 unplaced genomic scaffold, ASM154086v1, whole genome shotgun sequence genome encodes:
- the LOC109703952 gene encoding ankyrin repeat-containing protein At5g02620-like: MHSRGKRGDTPLHIAAREGSITDARKILSQCDDADVKDVIVKQNQDGETPLYLAAERGHVGVVREILKVSDMHEASVKAGNSFDALHIAAKQGHLDVLKELLQTFRDLAMTTNSANSTALDTAAAQGHIEIVTLLLETDASLAKIARNNGKTVLHSATRLGHLQVVKTILSKDPSIVFRIDKKGQTAFHMAVKGRNVEVVMALLRLNPSVINARDKKGNTPLHVAARKGRYEVGEKI, translated from the exons ATGCACAGTCGGGGGAAGCGCGGCGACACTCCGCTCCACATAGCTGCTAGGGAGGGCAGCATAACGGATGCCAGGAAGATCCTCTCGCAATGCGATGACGCAGACGTAAAAGACGTGATCGTGAAGCAGAACCAGGACGGGGAGACGCCGCTGTATCTCGCCGCAGAGAGAGGGCATGTCGGAGTTGTAAGAGAGATTTTGAAAGTTTCGGATATGCATGAGGCTTCTGTCAAGGCCGGTAACAGCTTCGACGCACTGCACATTGCTGCTAAGCAGGGACATCTCG ATGTGCTGAAAGAGCTATTGCAGACTTTCCGTGATCTTGCTATGACCACAAACTCCGCGAATTCTACTGCACTGGATACCGCCGCCGCACAGGGACATATTGAGATAGTTACTCTTCTTCTGGAGACGGATGCGAGCCTCGCGAAGATTGCCCGTAACAACGGTAAAACTGTTCTGCACTCCGCCACGAGACTGGGCCATTTACAAGTGGTGAAAACAATTCTAAGCAAGGATCCGAGCATCGTTTTCAGGATTGATAAAAAGGGGCAGACGGCGTTTCACATGGCGGTGAAAGGGCGTAATGTTGAGGTGGTGATGGCGCTTCTTAGATTAAATCCTTCGGTGATCAATGCGAGGGACAAGAAGGGGAACACGCCGTTGCATGTGGCCGCCAGGAAGGGGCGTTACGAGGTAGGCGAGA aaatataA